The Candidatus Pantoea soli genome window below encodes:
- a CDS encoding SH3 domain-containing protein: MVNKSLVLTLLAVLTLAGCKTPPPPVTDDTLVTSEVNGVRLVHRHAVAAPGEFTPVNESYRALYAASVMTTPDYGGKVVRYLDNAQPFQVLGRVEHNWLAIADEPDGPLIGYIPPKAGVESSRYDATLRSDRPRPRRTKQVCVAVGGASKACRTNDTATWILD, from the coding sequence ATGGTGAATAAGAGTCTCGTGCTAACGCTGCTTGCGGTTTTAACGCTGGCCGGCTGCAAGACGCCGCCGCCGCCCGTGACTGATGACACTCTGGTAACCAGTGAAGTTAACGGTGTCAGACTGGTACACCGTCATGCGGTGGCCGCACCGGGTGAATTTACCCCGGTCAATGAGAGCTATCGCGCGCTGTATGCGGCGTCGGTGATGACGACGCCGGATTACGGCGGCAAAGTGGTGCGTTATCTGGATAACGCGCAGCCGTTTCAGGTGCTGGGCCGGGTGGAACATAACTGGCTGGCCATTGCCGACGAACCGGACGGCCCGCTGATTGGCTATATCCCACCGAAGGCCGGCGTGGAAAGCAGCCGTTATGATGCGACGCTGCGCAGCGATCGCCCGCGTCCGCGCCGGACGAAGCAGGTCTGCGTGGCGGTCGGGGGTGCCAGCAAAGCCTGTCGCACCAATGATACCGCGACCTGGATCTTAGACTGA